CCACCAAGATCCATCCACCAAGAAGGGTGTGGAGATCAAGGTCCCCTTTTCTTGGGTGACCAAGGTCCCCTTTTCTTGGGtggtctcatttttttattttaaaaaatatttatttatttttagaggggaagggagggagacagggaaaaatcactgtgcggttgcctctcatgcgctccctactgggggcctggcccacaacccaggcatgtgccttgactgggaatcgaactggcgaccctttgcttctcagtccagcgctcagtccactgagccacaccagccaggggataaTATTCACagttttaaagtgtacaactcagtggctttaaaaaacatattcatactctggctgggtggttcagttggttggagtgtcatatCATAcgccaaaaagttgtgggttccattctccgtcagggcacgtacctaggttgcaggttcagtccctggtcagtgcacatatgggaggcaactgattgaaaTTTcgctctctctcacatcaatgttttccacctctctttccctttctctctaaaaccaataaacacattcttgggtgagggttaaaggaaaaaaaaaggaaaaggaaattagcttaaaaaatatatacgtATGTATATTCACGGGGTTGTGCAGCCATCCTCCTAGTCTGATTCCAGAATGGAGTGCTCTGGTTTTGAAAGTTACCGGCCCGCAGTGACAGGGCTGAAAAGTCACCGCCCCACAGGGTCCGAGGATTGTGCACAGTGACTCATTTACCCCTCACACCAGCCCTGTGAGGGGCCCTGTTCCTGTCCCTaagtattgtttcttttctttttgtttaaagatttttggggaaagatcttatttatttatttttagagaggggaagagaaggagaaagagagggagagaaacatcagtgtgtggttgccttttttgtacctcctactggggacctggctcacaacccaggcacgtgccccgactgggaattgaaccggtgaccttatGGTTCGccggctggtgctcagtccactgagccacaccagtcagggcttactGTTGTTTCTGGGTGGAATTCTCCCCAAGGGTTACACTACAACTTGAcatggggggcagagggggagggcagcaggTGTCACCAGCGGAGGACCTCGGCCAGTGCGCCTAAGTTGAGTCTGAAACACGCCAGACTTGACCAGAGTCTTTAGCAGGAAAAGTCACTTTGACATTAAAGAAAACGTGCAGTTGCACCTCGATCGAGTCTCTCGTTTGTGGAGAGAGGTCCCGGTGTGCAGGCGGAGGCGAGCTCACAGAGTGTCCCGGGCTCTCTCTGTGCGGCTGAGGTTTCTGGTGAAATGAACTCTCCCTGTCTGGGGAGGCCGGGCTGAAGGCTGCCCTCGGGGACCCCGTGGGAATTCGGTGCCCCCGTGTTTTCAGGACACGCCCAGCGATGGCGACGCACCCCCCGCCGGGGCCGAGGTGCCGGCCGGCGCCCACCTGCTGGGCTTCTCGGACGAGATCCTGCTGCACATCCTGAGCCACGTCCCCAGCACGGACCTGGTGGTGAACGTCCGGCGCACCTGCCGGAAGCTGGCGGCGCTGTGCCTGGACAAGAGCCTCACCCACACCGTGCTGCTGCAGAAGGACTACGAGGTGAGGCGCGGGCGTGGCCGGGCACGTGTGGGCCCGGGATGGGGGACAGCCGAGATGCCCATCTGTGCAGAGGGGCCCCGTGCAGCTCACGGTCGGGGGCAGGTGCTCAGACTTCCAACTGGAACAGCCTCCAAGACACCTGTGTGACAAAAACTAGGGGCCAAAAAGCACAGGGAGAGTGCCACCGGGAGGAGGGTGCAGGTATCGGGGACGTCGTGCGGGAGGGCCTCGGGCTAGGAGGGAGACCTAACTCTGCAGCCGGCTCCATGGCAGGTGTGGGGCGGGGTGGCCCCACTGACACCCCACCAGCAGGGCGCCTGCTGTCTGCTTGCTCTgagtcctcgccagcacttggcGCTGCAGGTCTTTTGAGCTTTAGCCGTTCTGATGGGTGGGGCGTGGTATCTCACGGTGGTGGTCACTCACGTTCCCCTGACCAAGGCTGCTGTCGGTGGGTTCTGTCTCCGTCGGCTGTGCGGGCCATCGGGAGAGCTTTTCAGAAGGGGTCGTGCAAGGCTGTTGCCCGCTCACCACCATCCCTCTTCCTCTCAGAGAGTTCCGAGAGTCCCGAGTGTGTTCTGGACGCGAGCCCTGGGTCAGACACACGCATTACGAGTGTTTCCTCTCGCAGTCTGGGGCTTGCCGTCCCACTTCCCTGACGGTGGATTTGGCGGAGCATGAGTCTATAATTTTGGTGAAGTGCATGTTATTGAACTTTTGAATTCATGCTGTTTGTATTCTGTTGAAGAAACCCTTGTGACCTGGCCGGTGCAGCTCAGTGgtctgagccctggcctgcaaactgaaaggttgccggttcgattcccagtcagggcacatgcctgggttgtgggccaggtccccagttgtgggggcgtgcaaaaggcaaccaattgatgtttctcttcttctcattctccctccctgcctctctgtctaaaaataaataagtaaaatctttaaaaaaataaaatgttttacttattgatttgagagagagaaagaaacgtcGATttattccacttacttatgcactcgttcattgatttttgtatgtgccctgacaggggattgaacctgtgaccctggTATTTTGGGATGCTGCTCTAACtgactgagctgcccagccagggttAGAACTCCGTTCCTTTCCATGACTGAATAGTATTGCGTAGCATGGATGGGccccatttgttctttattcGTCTGtgggtggacacttgggttgcctcCACCCTTTGGACCATCGTGGAGGATGCTGCCGTGGGCATGCTCTCGGTTTCCGTGGGTGTGCACCCGggggtgggattgctgggtcaccgCCGCTGGTGACTCTGCGTGCGGTTTTTGAGGCACCACCACCCTTCCTGCCACAGCTGCACTGCTCCccccccagcagggggctctTGGCTGTCGGGTGCAGGTGAGTGTGCGGCGAGGAAGAGGAGGTGCCAGCTCTCCCCAGAGTGTCCCCTCTGTCAGAGGGTGGGGTCTCTGTGGGTCCTCGTGGGGCCCTGATGGTCTGGGGTGAGGGCAGCACCTGGGTGTCTTCAGCCCCCTGCTTGCTGTCCCCACCCGCCCTGTCCTGCAGGCCAGCGAGGACAAGGTGAAGCAGCTGGTGAAGGAGATCGGCCGGGAGATCCAGCAGCTCAACATGGCCGGCTGCTACTGGCTGTCGGGCTCCACGGTCGAGCACGTGGCCCGCTGCCGCAGCCTGGTGAAGGTGAACCTCTCCGGCTGCCACCTGACCTCCCTGCGCCTCTCCAAGATGCTGTCGGCCCTGCAGCACCTGCGCTCCCTGGCCATCGACGTGAGCCCCGGCTTCGACGCCAGCCAGCTGAGCGGAGAGTGCAAGGCCACGCTGAGCCGCGTGCGGGAGCTCAAGCAGACGCTGTTCACGCCCTCGTACGGGGTGGTGCCCTGCTGCACCAGCCTGGAGAAGCTGCTGCTCTACTTCGAGATCCTGGACCGCACGCGCGAGGGTGCCATCCTCTCGGGCCAGCTCATGGTGGGCCAGAGCAACGTGCCCCACTACCAGAGCCTGCGGGTCTTCTACGCCCGCCTGGCGCCCGGCTACATCAACCAGGAGGTGGTGCGGCTCTACCTGGCCGTGCTCAGCGACCGCACGCCCGAGAACCTGCACGCCTTCCTCATCTCCGTGCCCGGCAGCTTCGCTGAGAGCGGGGCCACCAAGAACCTGCTGGACTCCATGGCCCGCAACGTCGCGCTGGACGCCCTGCAGCTGCCCAAGTCCTGGCTCAACGGCTCGTCCCTCCTGCAGCACATGAAGTTCAACAACCCCTTCTACTTCAGCTTCAGCCGGTGCACGCTGTCTGGCGGCCACCTGATCCAGCGCGTCATCAACGGCGGCAAGGACCTCCGCAGCCTGGCCAGCCTGAACCTCAGCGGCTGCGTCCACTGCCTGTCCCCGGACTCGCTGCCGCGCAAGGCGGAGGACGACATCGACAGCGGCATCCTGGAGACGCTGGTGGCGGCCTGCGGCAACCTGCGGCACCTGAACCTCTCGGCCGCCCACCACCACAGCGCCGAGGGCCCCGGCCGGCACCTGTGCCAGCTGCTGGCCCGGCTGCACCGCCTGCGCTCCCTGGCCCTGCCCGTCTGCTCCGTGGCCGACTCCGCACCGTGGGCCGGCTGCAAGCCCGCCCAGCCCGCCATGCACGCGGTGCCCTGCGGCTTCGGCAAGAAGGTGCGCATCGGCGTGCAGGCGAGCCCCAGCCCCTTCTCGGGGCAGGCGGGCCCCCCGCCGTCCTCCGTGTTCTGGTCTCTGCTGAGGAGCCTGCCCTTCCTGGAGCGCCTTGAGCTGATCGGGTCCAACTTCTCCTCCGCCATGCCGCGCAACGAGCCCGCCATCCGCAACTCCCTCCCGCCCTGCAGCCGGGCGCAGAGCGTCGGGGACTCGGAGGTGGCCGCCATCGGCCAGCTGGCCTTCCTGAGGCACCTGACGCTGGCGCAGCTGCCCAGCATCCTGACGGGCTCCGGGCTGGTCAGCATCGGCCTGCAGTGCCAGCAGCTGCAGTCCCTCTCGCTGGCCAACCTGGGCATGATGGGGAAGGTGGTCTACATGTCCGCCCTCTCGGACATGCTGAGGCACTGCAGGCGGCTGAAGGACCTCAGGTGAGGGCCGGCAGCCCCTCCGTGGCCTCGGCTGGCCTGCCGGGGCCTGGGAGCGGCACGGGGAGGAGCAGGGCCCTGCGTCGGCGAGCGTTAGCAGACCTGCCGTGCACCTGGCCGGACGAGCCAGACCCAGACCTGCCCTCCCGCTAGCGTGGTGGTGGCAGCAGACCTCGGCTCTGCTGGGGAGGCATGGGGGCGGGCCTTGGGTCGGCGGTCTGGTCTCCCTGAGAGGCTGGAGCCAGAGGGCACGGCGGCGTGTCACCATCCCCACCAGGAACCACCTGGCTTAGGGCCGAAGCACAAATGCTCACTCGGTGCTGCGGGCCAGAGCCAGGGGCTTCCAGGCCCCGGCTGTGACCCCCGTCGTGGAGGCGGCCCTCTGacggggcaggggcagctggaggCGGGAGCTGAGATTGGGATGTGCCCGGTCAGTCTGGCTCCAGAACTTGACCTTGGCCCTGGAGGCATGGAGAATGGAGACCAGCGTACCCTTTGCAGACCTCCACTCTGCCCCCCAGAAGGTCTCCCACGGCAGGGAATGGGCCGGATCTGGGCTGGAGCCTCCCAGGGCTCCTCAGCCAGGCTGTGTGcaaggccccccgccccccccgcacAAGCCCAGCACGCCCAGCCCTGGCCTTCTGGAGGGTGGAGCAGGTCGAGGGAGCCCCAGTGTCCTCCTGCCGTGTCGGATCAATGTGCCCTGGGTGACGAGAGCCACCGTCTCTCCCCCCGTGCCTGCCTCTCGCCCAGGGCGTTCGCAGTGCCTGGTGCGTGCAGAGCCGCCGGGGGGTGGCAGAGCACCGGGGCTCCCGCCCTCCGGGCTGCAGGGCTAGGCTCCTGGTGCCTGGCCCGTGCCAGACCTCCCCAGAGCTGTGGGGGGCGAGGGGGCAGTCTCCGAGCTGGTCCGGGGGACCTGGGTGGAGGAGGGTCCCGCAGGACAGGAGCCGTGGCCGGGTCCCGGGGTCGGATAGCCGGGGTCAGCCTGGGGCTGCCTGTGCCCGGCTCCCCCACCCGTGAGGTGGGACTTAGGACCAAAGGGACTCTTCCTGAGAGGGCAGGTGGGGCGGGTGTGGCGCCCGTGACCTAGCTCTTCGTCCACTCAAATGTGCGAGCGCCTTGCACGGCAGGTGCAGTTCCAGGACCGGGGACAGCGAACAAAGCAGGGACCCCTGTCCATGGGGAGTGTGTTTTCGTGGGGAGACGGCCCAGCACTGAGCGCAGGAACTGAAAGCGTGCGGCAGGGCGAAGGCCGGCAGGTGCCAGGAGGAGGGCAGCACGGGGTGAGGGCGCCCGGCTGGGGGGCCGGCAGTCCAGGCGGACTccgtggaggaggggagagctgagCGGGGGCTTCAGGGACTTGAGTGTGCGAAGCAGAACCAGGGGAGAGAACATTCCAGACCAGCCAGTCACAGCGCACCAGCCGGCAGTACCCACAAGCCACAGGGCGACCTCCCTGTAAACAAGTTCAAGTGAAACGACATCCGGCCCTCAGTCCTTGGGGACATTGGCCACGTTTCAGGTGCTCGGTGTCCGTGTCGAGAGTGGCCAGGTGTTGGGCAGCGCAAGTGCGCAAGGGACATCCCTAGCACAGAGAGCTCTGCTGCACGGAGCTGAGTTGGCGCAGGGCGGGAGGCGGACGTGCCGGGTCTCCCAGGCGCAGCAGGGGCCCAGGACAGTGGCGGTGcttccgggggcgggggggggggggggggtcacacgGCTGTGCTGAGAAAGACCAGGGGGCCAGGGCGGGAGGCTGCCGGGGCAGACGGAGATGGGACGGAAGGCAGGGTGGCCGAAGTGGCCGGATCCTGACTCTCCGGAGAATGTGCTGACTGATCAGatgtgtggggtgaggggtgggcagggcgggcCAGAGGCATCTGGCCTGGGGGGCTGAGCCGGAGCAGCTGCCCTCGCCGAGGAGGGAGGCTGTGCGGGGCGGGGGTGCGTGTGCCTGCGTGAGCTTGAGCCGCCCCGGACCCCGTCGGGGAGCCAGCTGCCAGccagcacgggggggggggggggggggggggggagaccacAGACGGGGGACAAGAACtggtcggggtgggggagggaggggcagggaccaGCACAGGAGACCGGGCTGCAGCCGCAGGGAGGGTGGAGGCCGGTGGAGAGGGCAAGGGTTCCAGAAGCTCCAGGAGGGGGAGGCGGTGGCTGCTCTCCAGCCGTCTCGGTCGTGAAGGTGTTTCTCCTGTGCCCGCGGGTGTCGACCCCTTTTTAGCAGCCCCAGGAGGGTAGCTGTTATcgacccattttgcagatgaggcggatgaggcccagagagctgatGAACGTGCCCGGGGACCCAGCCGGCCGGTGGCTATTGAGTGGGGCAGTGCAGCACGTTTAGTGGTCGCTGAGGGGCCTCGCTGGCCTGGGAGGGGATTCCCGGGGTCCAGGTCTTCCTCGGGGGCAGGGCTGTGTGCGCAGCCTGAGCTgtgtggctgggggcgggggcctgtGGGGCTTGGATAGACGGCTTTTGTGGGCCGCCTGAGAACCCGACCACAGCTCATAATGGCTCCTCTGTGCACGCCGGCTGCCGGGAACCACGTCCGATCGGGGCCGAGGACTGCCCGTTCAGAACGAACACTGGCTCTTCCTAAATGAGGCCAAGTGGCCCCCGCACTCTGGATCCCTGTCTTCTTCGGGGGGGCCGGGGCGAAAGGAGCAGGTGCTGCCGGCCGCGTGGGCAGCAGCCGCAgaccgggggtggggcgggaggggtggggggtgggcgtcCTGCACTCGGCAGAGGCCGGGGCACACGGCCAGCACCTGCACCTTCCCCTTCCGGTGCGCGTTCCCGAGGTGGCAGCCCTCGGGGTCCCAGGCTGGTGCTGCTGTTGCCGCTCCCGCCAGGGAGGCCCGTGAATTTGAGCTCTGTGCAGCCGGGGCCGCTCCCATTGGGAGGTGGTGCCGGGGCTGCTCCCCTGCGCCAGGGCCTCGCCGGCTGCAGGTCTGTGGCACACCTCGGCAGCCAGAGGGTCACAGCTGGAAAGGAAGGGCACCGTCCCTCCTGAGACTGACGAAGAAGCCCTGCCTGGTGGAGCCGGAAGGGAGGGGCGTTGCCCTGAGTCACCCTAGGCCCCGGCGACCTGGAGTCAGGGAGGCGTCTGGGTGGATGCGAGAGAGCCGTGGGGAGCCAGGCCCCGGAAGCTGTCCCAGGATCACCCTAGAGGCCTGGGTGCTGCCGGGCAGGCTgagagtgtgtgtggtggggagcgGCCTGAGCCCTGCCTGTGCCCACGGAGCCTCAGGGAAACTGAGCCCCCTCTCCAGAAGTTGGGTGGGTGGCCAGATGGCCAGATCCTTCCTGGttgaggggctggggcagagctggtagggagggagaagggccaCAGGCCCCCCTGGGCGGAGCCAGTCGTGGGGGGCACCTTTCCTCATCCTGTGCACTCAGCACAGACCCTGAAGGTTGCTGGCCTCAGGTCCGCTCCGCCAGTCCActgagggggcggggaagggTGGACCGGGCGCTCCCCGCAGGCCT
The genomic region above belongs to Phyllostomus discolor isolate MPI-MPIP mPhyDis1 chromosome 13, mPhyDis1.pri.v3, whole genome shotgun sequence and contains:
- the FBXL18 gene encoding F-box/LRR-repeat protein 18 isoform X1 — protein: MASSGEDTPSDGDAPPAGAEVPAGAHLLGFSDEILLHILSHVPSTDLVVNVRRTCRKLAALCLDKSLTHTVLLQKDYEASEDKVKQLVKEIGREIQQLNMAGCYWLSGSTVEHVARCRSLVKVNLSGCHLTSLRLSKMLSALQHLRSLAIDVSPGFDASQLSGECKATLSRVRELKQTLFTPSYGVVPCCTSLEKLLLYFEILDRTREGAILSGQLMVGQSNVPHYQSLRVFYARLAPGYINQEVVRLYLAVLSDRTPENLHAFLISVPGSFAESGATKNLLDSMARNVALDALQLPKSWLNGSSLLQHMKFNNPFYFSFSRCTLSGGHLIQRVINGGKDLRSLASLNLSGCVHCLSPDSLPRKAEDDIDSGILETLVAACGNLRHLNLSAAHHHSAEGPGRHLCQLLARLHRLRSLALPVCSVADSAPWAGCKPAQPAMHAVPCGFGKKVRIGVQASPSPFSGQAGPPPSSVFWSLLRSLPFLERLELIGSNFSSAMPRNEPAIRNSLPPCSRAQSVGDSEVAAIGQLAFLRHLTLAQLPSILTGSGLVSIGLQCQQLQSLSLANLGMMGKVVYMSALSDMLRHCRRLKDLRLEQPYFSANAQFFQALSQCSTLQRLCLVSRSGTLQPEAVLAFMARCLHVVVCHMFTGESLATCRSLQQTLLRSFQAERPALNVVIFPLLHEGLADVIRDVPMVHLDEITLFKSRVAEEPPNLWW
- the FBXL18 gene encoding F-box/LRR-repeat protein 18 isoform X2; this translates as MASSGEDTPSDGDAPPAGAEVPAGAHLLGFSDEILLHILSHVPSTDLVVNVRRTCRKLAALCLDKSLTHTVLLQKDYEASEDKVKQLVKEIGREIQQLNMAGCYWLSGSTVEHVARCRSLVKVNLSGCHLTSLRLSKMLSALQHLRSLAIDVSPGFDASQLSGECKATLSRVRELKQTLFTPSYGVVPCCTSLEKLLLYFEILDRTREGAILSGQLMVGQSNVPHYQSLRVFYARLAPGYINQEVVRLYLAVLSDRTPENLHAFLISVPGSFAESGATKNLLDSMARNVALDALQLPKSWLNGSSLLQHMKFNNPFYFSFSRCTLSGGHLIQRVINGGKDLRSLASLNLSGCVHCLSPDSLPRKAEDDIDSGILETLVAACGNLRHLNLSAAHHHSAEGPGRHLCQLLARLHRLRSLALPVCSVADSAPWAGCKPAQPAMHAVPCGFGKKVRIGVQASPSPFSGQAGPPPSSVFWSLLRSLPFLERLELIGSNFSSAMPRNEPAIRNSLPPCSRAQSVGDSEVAAIGQLAFLRHLTLAQLPSILTGSGLVSIGLQCQQLQSLSLANLGMMGKVVYMSALSDMLRHCRRLKDLSFQAERPALNVVIFPLLHEGLADVIRDVPMVHLDEITLFKSRVAEEPPNLWW